One region of Streptomyces capillispiralis genomic DNA includes:
- a CDS encoding pilus assembly protein TadG-related protein, which produces MSARIHSWLSDRRGRLDDRGSGAGAVIVFALVFLSLSAFVIDGGMSISKRERAADIAEQAARYAAQDIDREALYDNEGGPAPINYENCDARVKAFAREMDLSGPDVAATHCVAANAQAVEVEVQLTYAPVFTGMFYGGDVVVHGQAVAENEVG; this is translated from the coding sequence GTGAGCGCGCGCATCCACAGCTGGCTGTCGGACCGCCGTGGGCGCCTGGACGACCGCGGCTCGGGCGCCGGCGCGGTCATCGTCTTCGCGCTCGTCTTCCTCTCCCTGTCGGCCTTCGTCATCGACGGCGGCATGTCCATCTCCAAGCGGGAGCGGGCGGCCGACATCGCGGAGCAGGCCGCGCGCTACGCCGCCCAGGACATCGACCGCGAGGCCCTCTACGACAACGAGGGCGGCCCCGCGCCGATCAACTACGAGAACTGTGACGCCCGGGTGAAGGCGTTCGCCCGGGAGATGGACCTGTCCGGCCCGGACGTCGCGGCCACCCACTGCGTCGCCGCCAACGCCCAAGCCGTGGAAGTAGAGGTGCAGTTGACCTACGCGCCGGTCTTCACGGGCATGTTCTACGGCGGCGACGTGGTGGTCCACGGGCAGGCCGTCGCGGAGAACGAGGTGGGCTGA
- a CDS encoding TadE/TadG family type IV pilus assembly protein — MDLSVFGGRTPPADGHDQDRKRDRDRGLSTVEVVILAPVMILFILVLVGFGQLVDGRGALDGAARDAARAGSIQKDHGTAMAEARAAAEANLDDVCAGPVTVRQTSPGFEPDTFFTVEVSCEVRGLAMLGLDIPTTLSASFSSPLDPYRRTA; from the coding sequence ATGGACCTCTCCGTCTTCGGCGGACGGACCCCGCCGGCCGACGGCCACGACCAGGACCGGAAGCGGGACCGGGACCGGGGGCTGTCCACCGTCGAGGTGGTCATCCTCGCGCCGGTGATGATCCTCTTCATCCTGGTGCTGGTGGGCTTCGGGCAACTGGTCGACGGACGCGGCGCGCTGGACGGCGCCGCCCGGGACGCGGCGCGCGCCGGCTCCATCCAGAAGGACCACGGTACGGCGATGGCCGAGGCACGTGCGGCGGCGGAGGCGAACCTGGACGACGTCTGCGCGGGTCCGGTGACCGTCCGTCAGACCAGCCCGGGCTTCGAGCCGGACACCTTCTTCACCGTCGAGGTGAGCTGCGAGGTGCGGGGGCTCGCCATGCTGGGCCTGGACATCCCGACGACCCTGTCCGCGAGCTTCAGCTCCCCGCTGGACCCGTACCGGAGGACGGCGTGA
- a CDS encoding TadE family protein — MSVRVRRWVRRRVEAASARGDSGMSAIEFVLLTPVLFFMIFATVQFALYFFADHVAQAAAQAGARKARATAHDQPGGWRGEARDVVDSYIRQLGPQLVLGADVRMLQPEQNTVGVEITARIPTVFPGLDLTVHAESMGPVERFVQEGEN; from the coding sequence ATGTCGGTGCGCGTACGCCGCTGGGTACGCCGACGGGTGGAGGCCGCCTCCGCCCGCGGCGATTCCGGCATGAGCGCGATCGAGTTCGTGCTGCTCACGCCCGTCCTGTTCTTCATGATCTTCGCCACGGTGCAGTTCGCGCTGTACTTCTTCGCCGATCACGTCGCCCAGGCGGCGGCGCAGGCGGGCGCGCGCAAGGCGCGGGCGACGGCCCACGACCAGCCGGGCGGCTGGCGCGGCGAGGCGCGGGACGTGGTGGACAGCTACATCCGGCAACTGGGACCGCAGCTGGTGCTGGGTGCGGACGTGCGGATGCTCCAGCCGGAGCAGAACACGGTGGGCGTGGAGATCACGGCACGCATCCCGACGGTGTTCCCCGGGCTGGACCTGACGGTGCACGCGGAGTCGATGGGGCCGGTGGAGCGGTTCGTGCAGGAGGGGGAGAACTAG